The Brachyhypopomus gauderio isolate BG-103 chromosome 17, BGAUD_0.2, whole genome shotgun sequence genome includes a window with the following:
- the kbtbd11 gene encoding kelch repeat and BTB domain-containing protein 11, with translation MFTVKADVIFHAASHDPAGQSNIPEGNDDDFIPGVGVSDTATPQKHETLCQQRSWESGSLSETVSVEHCGSGAGHSLQDGSSSDGGVQDGVQDGVQDGVELGSTGAAGLDMGFVKLNETFSKNGTREESSESEVSYSLDPPVNLKMETARETQSSDVYSETEATSRLGDVRNDSFSVSKETRSLEQALGNGSSATGDGVRSQYGDIHGPSAFHPAHALPHSGNGVRNTPSLGEQPDLTIEVAGHKIQAHKSVLAEKSDYFKARLSRDVLKVKGVSYRTLTVLIDYVYASKMDVNKENVVDVITGAKILQMPCAVQAAIDAVSSQLTSENCYEILTIAKKQRLNELKETAYRFMSDNFLQVMRDPAVYGRLTGAERDLILRKRTEGSACLMAAEIEDVFERVGSRPPSRSNSRPQSPLSGASLEDSHVIYCFSESAKDWRTLTVMPDDVSTKGCGICCMYNYLFVAGGIRGYGEKGKASDRVFCYNPVTDRWSEIRPMNQARSQLKLVSMDGCLYAVGGECLFTVEKYDPRVDRWSSVAPLPKGAFAVAHEATTCNGELYVSGGSLFYRLLRYEPKRDEWQECPYNNSRRKSADMVALKSFIYRFDVSRELGVNVFKYNTIVKMWHDCASFHQGNSLPFRCVVLGNSIYCVNKSQTLQFLVGEEGGRFSEEPLKAPLEAKGVLFPFVLTLPDRSERNV, from the coding sequence ATGTTCACCGTAAAGGCTGACGTCATATTCCACGCAGCGAGCCACGATCCCGCCGGCCAGTCCAACATTCCTGAAGGGAATGACGACGACTTTATTCCGGGAGTAGGTGTTTCTGACACAGCAACGCCACAGAAGCATGAAACTCTCTGCCAACAGAGATCCTGGGAGTCTGGAAGTCTGAGCGAGACCGTAAGTGTGGAGCACTGCGGGTCGGGAGCAGGACATTCCCTCCAAGACGGCAGCTCCAGTGACGGCGGTGTTCAGGATGGTGTTCAGGATGGTGTTCAGGATGGTGTTGAGCTGGGTAGCACTGGCGCAGCAGGCCTAGACATGGGCTTCGTTAAGCTGAATGAGACGTTCAGTAAGAACGGAACCAGAGAGGAGTCCAGTGAGAGTGAAGTTTCCTACAGTCTGGATCCTCCTGTTAACTTGAAGATGGAAACCGCAAGAGAGACTCAGTCGTCCGACGTTTATTCTGAGACTGAAGCCACGAGTCGTCTGGGTGATGTCAGAAACGACTCCTTTTCTGTCTCCAAGGAAACAAGGTCTTTGGAGCAGGCACTGGGAAATGGTTCCTCAGCAACAGGAGATGGTGTGAGAAGCCAGTATGGTGATATACATGGACCGTCTGCATTTCACCCAGCGCACGCGCTACCCCACAGCGGGAACGGGGTGAGGAATACCCCGTCACTCGGAGAGCAGCCTGACTTAACCATCGAAGTGGCTGGACACAAGATTCAAGCACATAAGTCGGTCCTGGCTGAAAAGAGTGATTACTTCAAAGCCAGGCTTTCTAGAGACGTCCTGAAGGTGAAAGGTGTGAGCTACAGGACGCTGACAGTGCTGATAGACTACGTCTACGCTTCCAAAATGGACGTGAACAAGGAAAATGTTGTGGACGTTATTACAGGGGCAAAAATCTTACAGATGCCATGTGCGGTGCAGGCCGCCATCGACGCCGTGTCTTCACAGCTCACCAGCGAAAACTGCTACGAGATTTTAACCATCGCCAAAAAGCAGCGTCTGAACGAGCTCAAGGAGACGGCCTACCGCTTCATGAGCGACAACTTTTTGCAGGTCATGCGCGATCCCGCAGTTTACGGGCGTCTGACGGGCGCCGAGAGGGACCTGATCCTCCGGAAGCGCACAGAGGGGAGCGCGTGTCTGATGGCGGCCGAGATCGAGGACGTTTTTGAGCGTGTGGGCAGCCGCCCCCCGAGCAGGAGCAACAGCCGGCCGCAGAGCCCTCTGTCGGGCGCCTCCCTGGAGGACAGCCACGTCATCTACTGCTTCAGCGAGAGCGCCAAAGACTGGCGGACGCTGACCGTCATGCCAGACGACGTCAGCACCAAAGGCTGCGGCATCTGCTGCATGTACAACTACTTGTTTGTGGCGGGCGGGATACGCGGCTACGGAGAGAAGGGCAAGGCGTCGGACAGGGTGTTCTGCTACAACCCCGTGACGGACCGCTGGAGCGAGATACGGCCCATGAACCAGGCCCGATCACAACTCAAGCTGGTCTCCATGGACGGCTGCCTGTACGCTGTCGGGGGCGAGTGCCTCTTCACGGTGGAGAAGTACGATCCCCGCGTGGACCGCTGGAGCTCCGTGGCCCCCCTGCCCAAAGGGGCGTTCGCCGTGGCCCACGAGGCCACCACATGCAACGGGGAGCTGTACGTGTCGGGCGGCTCGCTCTTCTATCGGCTGCTCAGGTACGAGCCCAAGAGGGACGAGTGGCAGGAGTGTCCGTACAACAACAGCCGCAGGAAGTCGGCCGACATGGTGGCCCTGAAGAGCTTCATCTACAGGTTCGACGTGAGCCGTGAGCTGGGCGTCAACGTCTTCAAGTACAACACCATCGTGAAGATGTGGCACGACTGCGCCTCCTTCCACCAGGGCAACTCGCTGCCCTTCAGGTGTGTCGTCCTGGGCAACAGCATCTACTGCGTCAACAAGAGCCAGACGTTGCAGTTCCTGGTGGGAGAGGAAGGTGGTCGGTTCTCCGAGGAACCGCTGAAAGCTCCCCTGGAGGCCAAGGGAGTGTTGTTTCCCTTTGTTCTCACCCTGCCCGACAGGAGTGAGCGAAACGTGTGA